From the Methylobacterium currus genome, one window contains:
- a CDS encoding MlaC/ttg2D family ABC transporter substrate-binding protein, which produces MQTRRETLRSLTIAGLLVAALPALAQIPAAAPAAGEGDPAVATVRRMTDALEAALKAGDVRARAEILSGPMKANFDLPAMLRLGVGTRWKEIPAEKQQALIAAFEPYLAATYATRLGAATGSTFAIDPKSEPRGNGHIVHVTVTDGSGDTSPVDYVLNTDNRITDVYLQGTVSEAGTLRTGFTEPLQEGGPDGLLAHLRKSTETMLAAPAPKSPTSTAPAAK; this is translated from the coding sequence GTGCAGACCCGACGCGAGACCCTGCGCAGCCTGACGATCGCCGGCCTCCTGGTGGCCGCGCTGCCGGCCCTGGCCCAGATCCCGGCCGCCGCCCCGGCGGCCGGGGAGGGCGACCCGGCCGTCGCGACCGTGCGGCGCATGACCGACGCCCTCGAGGCCGCGCTCAAGGCCGGCGACGTGCGTGCCCGGGCCGAGATCCTGTCCGGCCCGATGAAGGCGAATTTCGACCTCCCGGCGATGCTGCGCCTCGGCGTCGGCACCCGCTGGAAGGAGATCCCGGCCGAGAAGCAGCAGGCCCTGATCGCCGCCTTCGAGCCCTATCTGGCGGCGACCTACGCCACGCGGCTCGGCGCCGCGACGGGCAGCACCTTCGCCATCGACCCGAAGAGCGAGCCCCGCGGCAACGGCCACATCGTCCACGTCACGGTGACCGACGGCAGCGGCGACACCTCCCCGGTCGATTACGTGCTGAACACCGACAACCGGATCACCGACGTCTACCTCCAGGGCACGGTGAGCGAAGCCGGCACCCTGCGCACCGGCTTCACCGAGCCGCTGCAGGAGGGCGGGCCCGACGGCCTCCTGGCTCACCTGCGCAAGTCCACCGAGACGATGCTGGCGGCGCCGGCGCCCAAGAGCCCGACTTCCACGGCCCCGGCCGCCAAGTAG